The genome window ATGTGGAGCTGGTGGTTCCCAGGCTGGACATCAGTGAGAAGTGGGACTGACTGCTGTGAGGAGAGAAGAGCAGATTTGGTAGTAGTGCTCTGGGGTTGGGTGGTGGTGACAACAGCAGCTCAATGTCATGCTTTCCTTTGCAGTTTGGAGGCTGGACTGCCAAGGGTGGggctgctgagccacttctcaggaGGTGGATATGGTTGCTGGATGAACCCTTGGCAGAGTTCCCTATTTCTCCCCTTGCGGGCAGTCAATGGTGCCACTGGGTGGGCCCTCTGCTGAGCACCTGGTCCAGCCACTTGTGGGTGCTTGGCAGGACCTCTGGACTAGTACATGTTGGGGTGCCTGCTCCAGCTGCCTGTGGGAATTAGGTGGGATGGCTGGGCCAGTGCATGTCTGAGTGCCCGGCTGAGCTACCTGTGGGCAGTGGGGATGGCCACTAGGCAGTTCTATAGTGAAGGGGCTGGTGCATTTGCTTCCAGGTCTGTTGGCAAAGTTCCTAGGCAGGACTCTTCAGGGTGGAGTCACCAGGCCACCTCTCTGAAAGGAGCAGATGTACTTTATTTCCACCAGCCTGAGGGTGTATTCATTATGGTAGAGacctgtgagctgtttttctgaCTTGGAGGCTCAAGCAtacacaactcagtcagctggcagggctgggagtggggtgggaatGGTCTGCCTGAGgagggtctgcctgtctgatctctgccCAGGGATGTGGGGGTGTGTCAGTTTAGCAGGACTAGGGGGCGCTTCCCAGGCTGCAGGACAATGTTTTAGGGTGTTAGTTTAGTAGGGCACTGCCCACACTCAGCTCTGGacttgtcctgccaaaggatctgtggGCTATGTGGTGAGGATGGAGGTTGGTGTGAGTCCTCTGCCTATCTTTTCACTGGTggctgaggctgtgtgcctctctctcctctctgtgttcTTTATGGGCTTTCATTCTCCACAGTGATCTCACCAGTCTGCTGTTGTACTCCCACACTCTCCACTGATGCTCCCATcaatatttccaattttagttctTAGCACTGTAGCAGCtacccatcccccaaccccagcctctGTCTCTCAAAAGTAGTGAATGTTTGTATGCAGTCATCCATCAAATGTGAAATCGCCTCTTGTCAAATGGTCAAACATGCCGGAACAACAAAAACTCAAGAAGAAATGCATGATACTGAAGACAACTTAACCTATGAATGGCATGAATGACATGCTGAGACTGGGAACCCAGAATGATGATAACTGAGAGTGGCGCTGATGCCCTAAGTTTTGGGCACACTCTCACCTAGGTGAAAGCCTGACCAAAAGTGgggaattgttaaataaaaattacagaagttcattgttttggactaagttcctgtaCTAAGTCCCAAAAGATCAGACtaagaatcaaaatggagtcactgcTGCTAAGTTCCACGTCACCAAACCCCAAACTAagctgtggtctgaccttctaAGAAAGCAGGAGAGAGATATAGCAGCCAATTTCCCTAACAGgctagtttaaatcttcaataggcatgataatgaagtgtcctctgctttaatccttactcAAAaaggatagcctgaagtaacctgatgttaaataatcagttattttcctattgttccGTCTGTCCCCACCTTATCAGGAAATTACCAATCTGctttcttgttctttgtttcagctttcttcagccttttctgtctataaaaccaacctcctcttcTTGGTTCATTGGAcaacttattctattttatggaatgaagtgttaCTTAATTCTAGAAtgacaataaagccaattgagatcttttttaaaaaaaaattactatttttgcATGCTAAAAGGCAAAAACTGCAATCCAAAGGGACAAAGCAAGGATCAGATCCAAGCACAGATATGGCAGATATGCTGGAATAGTCAGTACAAATTTAAAACAAGTGTGATTAGTACGCCAAGTCCTCTAATGGAGAAAGTAggcaacatgcaagaacagatgggtaatATTAGCAAAGAGTTGAAAACTTTAAGAAGAAAACCTAAAGGaaatggcagaaataaaaaacactacaGAGAAATGAAGACTGTCTTTGAAGGGCTCATCAGTACACTGGATgaggctgaggaaagaatcagtgagcttcaAGAAATGTCAGTAGAAAATTCCCAAACTAAAAagcaaagggagagaaaaaaaaaaagaatttaaaaaagtgGAACATAAtttccaagaactgtgggacaattacaaaaggtgtaacatatgtataatgggaataccagaaggagaataaaaagaagaaggaaCACAAAAATATTCGAAGTAATaatagctgagaattttccaaaatggtgACACCAAACAACAGACCTAGGaatctcagagaacaccaagcgggataaataccaaaaaaaaaaaaatctacaccgagacacatcatattcaaactgcaaaaatcaaagacagaaaaatctggaaagaacccacaggggtgggggaggggaagaccTTACAGGGAAACAAGGATGAGGATGACATGCAACTTCCCTTCAGAAGCTGTGCATGCAAGAAGAAGGGGGTGAAAATTAACACTCCCCCCTGCCCCAAgaaacctagaattctatatcctgTGAAATCATCCtccaaaagtgaaagagaaataaagcctTTCTCAGACAGATGGaaattgagggaatttgtcaccagcagTCCTGTCTTgcaaaaaacagtaaaagaagtttttcagagagaaggaaagggataTAGGTCAGAAACTGGAAGGTACATAAAGAAATGAATCCTTGAAACAAACCAGCCACGCTTCCCTCAGGAAGTCCTCCCTGCCCTGTCCCAAGCCACACCTTATCGCCTTCGTCACACAGTGCAGGAATGGCCTGTTGACTGTCTCCCCCACAAGGCTGTCAGCCATGTGTCCCCAGAGCCCGGCCTGCGAGGGACCCAGTGTCTGACGAGTGAACAagggaatgagtgaatgaaaggtGGAGTGGGTGTTAAATAGCGTGTCTCTTTATTAGCAGTTCAGTGAGAGGATCCCAGTGCTGCCACTGTCACAATGAAGGGCACACCTCCTGGTGTCTGTCTGCCCAGGTCTGGTCGCTCTTCAGGTCAAGCGGGAGATGGTCATCCTTCGGGCACAGGCTGCCCCTTGACCCTGAAGGATGTCAGCCTGGGAAGCACAGAAATGCTGAGTGGACACATCAGCGAGATGTGCTGGGCCAAAGGCAGGGCTGACGGTGACCCTCTCTAACCCTGCCCTTCTCCACACTCACAGAGCTCGGTCTAGAGAACAGAACAACCCATGAAAGAAAGGCAGCACACTGCTGACACACTGTCAGACAGCTGGGATTGAAGCCGGGCTCCACTTCTGCCAACTTCAGAAGCCCCTGTGAGCTGCTCAGCCTCCCAGAACCCCCGGTTCCTCATCTCTAGTAATGTTAGCAAACTATTACATGGTATTTACCACATGCCACACACCACCACCTCCAAGACAACCCTCCAAAGTAGATGCTtctattacagatgagaaaattgaggcacagaggcATAAAGCAACTTGTGTCTGGTGCATCTGGATTGAAACCCAGTGTATGCTCCCCAGACTTGACTTAATTCTGCTGTCTGTATAACAGGCATGAACAACGCCCTCCTCTTAAGGTTCTTTTAGGATTAAATGGGAAACCTTGACAAAGCACCTGGTGCAGAAGTTGGCATACTCGATAAATGCCATTAGCGTTACATCTCCATGGCCTTCCTTAAAGTGTGTGGAGGCCGCCTGTGTCTAAATCACTGCTTTAGCCCCACGACAGCTTCCACAGCCTTCTTTCTCGGCAGGGTGCAAAGGCTGCTTTCTGGTGGCCCTGAAGTTGTATCACCAGCCATGGGCCTTCCACAACCTGGAGCTACATAAGCAGCCACTGTCATGACCACTGGTGCTGAGCACATGCAAAGAGGCCACATATTCCTAATTGGTGGCAGGTCACTCCTGACTGTGGCATCACCCCTGATTCTGTGATCTTGTGACCCAGTTGAGGTCAGTAGACCAGCAGCAGCGATACCCGGGAACtgtcaggaatgcagaactgcaggCTCCAGTGCAACCTACTAAACATGGTGAGACCCTAGGCTACCGAACAACTAAGGGGCACTGGTTTCTGACACACAGTTAAGAGTCAGACAGGCCTATCCGAAATGTCACCTCAGGACCAAGGCAGCTGGCCTCCCCTCTCTACCCCCAAGCCCCCTGGCCCAAGTGCAGGCCCCTCACTGGTAGGGAGAGGTGAGACCTCACTGTCCAGTCCTCTGCCCCTCTCTGCCCAGGACCACCATCTCCTCTGCCCATCTCCTCTCCAGTGGATCTCTCACCTGCCGCACTTAGCAGTCTGAATAGGAAGATCTGAGGCATGTGTCATGAGACGAGTCATTCGTAAGATTGCATATGCTGCAGGGGACAGAGAAGAGGCATGAGGTGGCAGGGGCTGGCTGGCCACGGCACAGGCTCCAGGGTGGAGGTACAGGCTGTGCCTGGGCCATCACCACCTCCCAGCCTGGGAGCAGAATCCTAGGAAAAGGCCCTGGATGGTGGGAGGCTGACAAAGCCACCATGGTGTGGGGCATGGCAGCCCTGGGAACTGTCCCTCCCTTGGTGTCAGAATACCAAAGAGAATATAGCTGGGTTCAGGCAGGAAACCCAGCagtcacccccaccccatctgccCTAGTTAGGAATACACACCACCTAGGTCCTCAGAGCTTACCTTCGTCTCACCTGCTCTATTCGATCTTGTATGACTTCATTCGTCACCTCACTTGGCACTTGGAAGATCCGCGTGAGGCTGCAAAACACCATTCAAACATAGGGATCCTGAGTTTCTTTCTCACCGGGCATAGTGAGACTGCTAGAGTTGATGGTGTTGCCCGGTCACAGTGAACTCCTGAGATGGTTCCTCACTTTTCTTGTGTCATGAGCACAAAGGTTTTTTTTACTGACCAGGAACCCTTGAGCCACCCAATAGTGCTGAGCAGGTGGCAGGTCCCGGAGAGTCTGAGTACCTTTCCTAAAGCCAGCAGGATGGTGGTCCCCCCCGGCCCCGGATTCCTCTCCCACTCCATTATCAGCTCATCACGATCACCATATCCCCTGTGTTTAGAGACTCTTCTGGAAATTCTGCCACCTGGAAGCTGCGGGCACCCCGCAGCTGCTGCTTTTGTTTAATTTCCCTGAGCTGCCTCCCTCTGCTCcacttcctgcccctcccctcacAGGCCCTCCACTCTGCCCCCTGAATACCCCGTTTCTGTGTCTATTCTCAGGGCGTTGGGGTTTTCAAAGGTGAAGACGGCACCTTTGAAAAGGTGGCCCACAGGAAGTAAGGTGTGCTCGTGAATAGCGCCCCCACAAAGTGGAGCCTGGTGGCCGCCCacagagtgagacagagaagCGGGGAATCCAGAGGAGGGACGgtttaccaccaccacccccccagccaggagggaaagggggagaccTCTGAAAAGGAGGGGCCACAGCACAGAGCCCAGGAGGCCACATGGGATGGGCCAGGTTGCTGAGATTCTCCTGCTCTCTGGAGCCCCCACCCGGGCTCCTGTTTCTCCAGTTCCTGCCCTGTTCAAGGGCCACTCTGAGAAAAGTCCTGCTAGAAACCTTTCCTGAGTACCAGGGGCAGCGACACCTGGCACTGTGTGACCTGGGTCTCCCACACTATGCTCTCGCAGATATTCCTCGAGCCTtacataacattttctttaacttttgcACACCGTATCCACCTAGTTAACTTTTAACCCTGTGAATTGGGGACTGTGtcttattcttttctctgttttctagaGGGCCTAGCAAACATTGGATGGCCGGCGCATGTCTATCACACAGACGGGTATTCAGTGATGCTTCATAAAAGGATGTGTATTCCCTGACATCATGCTTACTGAAACTAAGAGGAGGGCACCAAAACAGCGGATTGTGGCAGAAAACGGGCAGAGTTTTGCTTTATAATCTCTGTAGAAAATCCAGAGTGGGAAAATTGTATGTAGATGATTGACAAGTTCCTGTATCCTGTCTCAAAAATCTTAAACCTAGTTGTGCTATACAGACAAGGTTTAAAAACTATTGGAAGATGATGTGTATATTATCAAACCAAGGCATGCAACATTTAGAGTTCCATGGTGCAAACATGTCAGGCACGGAAAAGCCTGGATTACAGTCAACATTTATGACTTTGGGGGCCTTGGAAGGTTTCCCATCCAAAAAATGCTTTCCCAGGGAGGTCTCAAATTCCACCATTAGTTATGCCTTCCTGTTAAGTAATTACTGCGCATTTGAATCTTCTTAAAAGGCAGATGACCCTTGAAGGGGTAAACACACGAAAACCTGATACCCTGAAGCAAAAATATGTTTCTTGAGAAACACAGCCTCCATGACAGGAGGGAGTGAAACCGCCTCGCAGAcagggagaaggagaagagagggacATGAGCCCTCACGGTTTGGAGCAGGACAGTTTAAGCCCACGGTCCCTGCGCTGGAAAGGGAAGGGTGATGTGGTCCAGAGCCCCCGAGGGAACACGGGGACTGGAAAGGAAGCGGGAGGCTTCCTCCCCAGTTCCCTCGGTCTGGAGTCTCAGCCTCTTTGGAGCCAGGAGAGGTGGTGGGGACGGCTGTGCGCTGGTGGGCAGGTGGGAGCCTGGCAGAGCCACCATGACGTGCAGCACAGGGCTCTAGCCTCAGGCGCTGGGAAACCCCACACACCTCAGCTACAGAGGAGGGCTTTGGCTTTTGCATtttaagagctttttttttttttttagcactttaaagTGCAGCCACTTCTGAATAACTCAAGTGCAACAATAACAGAAGTCTGAAAGGTATTCAGAAGCATTTGAGAAATGGAGAACAAGCCCAGCTTTCTAGCTCCTCAAGTCATTTTACAAGGCAGGAATGAGCTGGGCTTTCCGGAGAtcaaaaatattctcttaagACCCCCAGAGAAATTTCTCAGCCAAAGCAAATGGCACCTCCAGCGAAGGCAGCTGTGGGTTTGTGGGTGCCTTGaaccctctccctccccgcctTCACAGGGGCAGGTGGGATGCTTTACCTCCATCTTATGAACTGGATTCTTGTCCTCTCCTCCAGGACCTCTTGACTCTGGCCTGCTAGCAGATCAGACTTGGAGAGATGGTGCTTCACCTAGGACATCCGGGTGGGGGGCCACGTGATTCCTGCCCAGCATGGACCCCCTGGCTGGGGCGGCGCAGAGCCCAGATGCACTCCTTGCCCTTGCCTGGAATCCTTCACAGTAGGACACcgccctctcccctctccctgccctgtgcCACAGCCAGGGGCATTGTCCCAGACTCTCAGTTACCATGTCTCTGGTCACATGTACGTCCTGGCCATGGGTGGGAGGGACGTTGGTGGATGTCTTCTCCTTTGAGCCCTGGGAAGGGGAGTTGATGGACATCTTCCTCTTTATGTCCTGGGaagcctcttcttctgtctgaaAGGTGAGTAGTTTCCCTCTGCAGATGTTATCTGCATCCATCCCAAGTctgcctcttccttccccttttccttctccatcacaacacacatacacactcctaTCTCACTGTTCCTGCAATAAGTTGCTTTCCCAAGAAGTCCTGGGAACCCCCTAAGTCCCTGTTCCTGTCCCAGGGTACTCCTGAGACACTCTTGATCTGGGGGTGCTGCAGCTGAAACCCCGCAATTCAGAGGTTTGAGAAGCAGGGTGGGAGTAGTGGTGGTGCTAACACATCCTCTACCAGGACATGAGCCCCAGGGTCCTCTAGGACATCTGGGTGGATTGGACTCAACTCTAGGAAGGCGTCTGGCTATGAACTTGAGTTTCCCAGTTCAATGGAGAAgggagttcagatccccacacccgCTGAGACCAGCTCTCCAGCATTTTGGATCCCGAGCCATGGAGGACTCTCACTCACTTTTCTCAACCAATGCTGCACTACAGATATAGCCTCACTTTCCGCAACGTCGATGTCCTGGAACAGATTGGTAAGTTGATGACCTCAGAAGACCTACAAACCCagttcctccccctccccactcttaTTCGACATTATTTGTACACTGTCAGATGTCTCTGAAGTGTAGCAGGGGCACAGGGAGGAGAAAGTAGATGAGAAACAATTTCATGTGTCTACACCAGAGCCACTTACCGAACTGGTTATTGGTGGGAAGGGGAACCCTACACCTTTCCGGGCGAGAATGTACACAATCCATGTTGTAATTATCATCTTTGGGCTTATACCAGGCCTCCTTCTTGGCTCTCTCCTTCCATTGAAGCTTCCTGACAACTCCTGTGCTACAGGGAGGGCACTGAAGGGAGGTGCCCGCCTGATTGGCCGGCCACTAATGATGCCACAATGACCTCCCTTAACCTCCCGGGGTCGGAGTGCAGGTGGAAAAGGGGGTCAGGGGGGTTGTACCTTTGTGATGGCCATAGCTCAGAAATGGAGAGATGGGGGATGGGAGGTCAGGATAAGATATTGCCAATATGAGCCTGAGGAAGACACAAGAGGAAATTACCCAAATCACAGATAGGGAATTGCGGGGGAGGAGGGAGTTGAGGGCTGGTCACCCAGTCTTGAGCAATGCTGAAGCAAAAAGAGATTTTACAAACCAAAAGAATAAATCTGTGGCAAAATGACCTGGGTCTTCtagacatttctttaaaacaatggCACAGATGTTTCCAATTCTTACTTTACGTAAGGGGGAAAGAGCTTGTTGTTCACCCAAAAAACATCAAAGATGGGGAACAAAATTCTcaacaaggacattctctttactttttgtctattttgtctacACAGatgattttaatcatttttaaaaatccgaACAATAAGAGGAAGAGAGTAAAAAGTGAAAATgccatttctttaaaagatgtttCCCAATTATTCTATTTGAATTCAGCCATGGTGGACTGCACTGATGAAAGGACAATGAAGTGGAAATGGGAAGGGGACTGTGTTGTGACTTCAGAGTTGGAGGCAAAAAATATCACAGGGGCTCAGATAGCTTCTAGAACCTTTCAATTTCTTGTTGGAAATTGAAAATCGTTCAGAATATCCTAAAGGACCTTAAGCAAATGTCCAGCGACTCTGAAAAGTGGCTGTAGCTCAAGCCTGAGGCTATTCTCAAGGTCTCAGAAACGAGGGTCAGGGTCGCAATCCTGTCTTTTACCACTAACTTGTTATGTGCCTTTGACCTAATCATTAGTCTCTCTGTTCCTACTTTCTTTGTCTTAAAATGAAAGGGATAAAATAATGTCTCTAGTTTTCTTCTAGCTCCGATTATTCTATAAATTTTCCCACTTTCGTTCTTCTCAGGACTATAGAAACCTTCATCTCCCCCTCCAATTCCCCTAATATACCCACTACATCTCCTTGCTCTCCACAAATCCTCCCAATTTAAAATCTTCCCAGTATTGTTCATAACACAGGGAAGGCTCTGCTGAGGGCTGAGGCAACAAACTCCCAAATCAAAATGGTTTATTTCTCACTCTCAAAAATGGCAATACAAGTTGGGTAACTCTTCAGAGTGATTGTGCTCCGTGTGGTGACTCAGAGATCCAGGAAGGGTCCATCCGGTGGCTCTTCCATGCTCAGGATATGAGCTCCATGATTGCTAAGCATGAGAACACACAGAGAAATCAAACCAGCTCTTCTGTTTCAGACCAGAGGCTTCCTGTCTCCTATTCTCACTAGTCTCACTTCTCCAACCTAACTCCAAGAGACACTGGCAATTGTACAATAACAGATGATATTATTTGTCAACATCTGTTTCTGCTACTATCCcctaaaaattatgttttcatccTTACTGATAAAattcagtcttttgaatatttaaaacattaatgtggttaaaaaatcaaaacaacatagaAAGATATATTCAGGGAAGTCCCATCTACTTCCCTGTTCCTTCAACCTTGTTCTAAATCACTTCAGAAGTaaaattttcattagtttcctgTGTTTCTGTTATCAAAATAAAGCAGATAAATCTATTCTGgatttttattactgtattatAAAATGCATATAGTAAAagtgtacaaatatatatacagcTCAGGAaaatttttatacacacacacatacacacaaaactgTTTAACCACTGTCCAGATCATGATATATAACATTTCTAATACCCCAGAAGACCCCCAGTCACTACGCCTCCACAAAGGCAGCCAGCATTTTTGCCTCTATCATCACAGATAAGTTTTGCCTAGGAACATATGATatatgctctttctctctctggcttcctctgcTTAACATTATGTTGTTGCAACACAATGTTAATTTGTTGTTATTTCATTTCTGGACAGTATTCCTTTGTATTGCTGTAATACTATCAAATTTACTATTGTAGACATTTGATTATATCTAGtttgatgctttttaaaataacgctgctatttttaaagatgactggtaagggaatcttaacccttgacttggtgttgtcagcaccacgctctcccaagtgagcgaaccagccatccctatatagggatccaaacctgtggccttggtgttatcagcaccacactctcctgagtgagtcacgggccagccTGCTATGAGCATTCTTATGCTATCCTTTGGTTGACATAAGCACTAaatcttctgagtatataccaaGGATTAGAACTGTTAGGTCATAGGTTTTACTTATATTTAGCATTAGAATTCACCAAAGAGTACTGCTAAGTGACTGTATCAATTCACTGCCATCAGCAATGTGTGAAAATATCAATTGCTCCATATTTTTGTCAATACTTGGTATTGTCACTCCTTTAAATTTAGCCAATCTAATGGAGGTATAGTGGCAATTAATAATAGTTTGATTTGTATTTAACTGATTATTAATGGTGTTAGACAACTTTTTGTTTGCCTGTTGGCCTTTTGGATATTCTTTTATGTAAACTGCCTCTTCCAGTCTTGTGCCCTTTTATTGAACTGTCagcctttttcttattgatttgtaggatttatttatgtattgtggatggaaatcctttatcaaatatgtgttttgcaaCTATTTTATCCCAATTTGTGatttgccttttcactcttttaCTATTGTCTTTTGAGGAACACAAACTCTTAATTTTCAAAgtcagttttattgagatataactaaataagataaaattcatccatcacagtgtataattaaataattttagtagATATATAGAATTATGCAGTCATCTTaacaatccaattttagaacatttccatcaccccaaaaacaTTTGTTGTGGCTGTTTGCAGCCAATCCCTGCTTCCGTTCATAGCCCCATCAATCCACTTTCTATCTCTGTAGGTTTGCTTTTTGGGGACATTTCATACAGGTGAATTATATCAtattgtgtctggcttatttcactgagcacaaTATTTTTGAGGGTCATCTACATTGTACCATGTATCAATAATTCACTTCTTTTTGTTGTGGAGTACTACTTCACTAtaaggatataccacattttgtttatctgctcaGCACATAATGAGCGTTTAAATGGTTTCCAATCTTTGGCTATAATGAATAACACTGCAGTATATATTTGTGAAAAGAAATTTATGTGGAcatacatttcatttctcttgagtaagtTCCTAGGAGTGGATTGGTAACTTCatgcttaacatttttttttcttttttttgaacagctttattggaacataattcatataccataaaattcacccacttaaagtgtataattcaatagtttttagtatatgcaCAGAGATGTGAAACAATCACCTcaatagaatattttcatcacccagaAAGAAACCTTACACCCATTAGCAGTCAATGCCCATTTTCCCCCATCCCTGTCcctcagccctaggcaaccactaatctactgtCTGATTCGTTTCACGTGAATAGAATCATACAACAtctggtcctttgtgactggcttctttaacttaacATAATGGCTTTGAGAGTCACACTCATTGCAGAATATATCagtcattcattcctttttatttcagagtagtattccattgtatggatgtacaaCATTTGTCTGTCCACTCATcagctgatggatatttggattgtttctatcTTTGGTATGAGTAACGCCGttatgaacatgtgtgtacacatttttgtgtggacatttgttttcatttcacttcaGTTTATACCGAGCAGCAGAATGTCCAGGTCATATGGTGATCCTATGTTTAACATTTGAAGAACTgtcaaaacattttctaaatggctgcatcattttactgACCTGCTGTCACTGTGTGAGGGGTTCAGTTTCTCCACACCCATGCCAGCACTGTTATTATCTGTCATTTTGATTTCAGCCATCCTCATAAGCacaaagtggtatctcattgtagtttttatttgcatctccctaatgattagtgatgaa of Cynocephalus volans isolate mCynVol1 chromosome 4, mCynVol1.pri, whole genome shotgun sequence contains these proteins:
- the SPATA19 gene encoding spermatogenesis-associated protein 19, mitochondrial produces the protein MIITTWIVYILARKGVGFPFPPITSSDIDVAESEAISVVQHWLRKTEEEASQDIKRKMSINSPSQGSKEKTSTNVPPTHGQDVHVTRDMVKHHLSKSDLLAGQSQEVLEERTRIQFIRWSLTRIFQVPSEVTNEVIQDRIEQVRRSSRVSLLLVY